From a single Saimiri boliviensis isolate mSaiBol1 chromosome 7, mSaiBol1.pri, whole genome shotgun sequence genomic region:
- the LOC101043175 gene encoding keratin, type II cuticular Hb6, with protein MTCGSYCGGRAFSCISACGPRPGRCCITAAPYRGISCYRGLAGGFGSHSVCGGFRAGSCGRSFGYRSGGVCGPSPPCITTVSVNESLLTPLNLEIDPNAQCVKQEEKEQIKCLNSRFAAFIDKVRFLEQQNKLLETKLQFFQNRECCQSNLEPLFEGYIETLRREAECVEADSGRLSSELNHVQEVLEGYKKKYEEEVSLRATAENEFVTLKKDVDCAYLRKSDLEANVEALVQEIDFLRRLYEEEIRVLQSHISDTSVVVKLDNSRDLNMDCIVAEIKAQYDDIVTRSRAEAESWYRSKCEEMKATVIRHGETLRRTKEEINELNRMIQRLTAEVENAKCQNSKLEAAVAQSEQQGEAALSDARCKLAELEAALQKAKQDMACLIREYQEVMNSKLGLDIEIATYRRLLEGEEQRLCEGVGSVNVCVSSSRGGVVCGDLCASTTAPVVSTRVSSGPSNTNVVVGTTNACAPCSGVGACGGSCKRC; from the exons ATGACTTGTGGATCTTACTGTGGTGGCCGCGCCTTCAGCTGCATCTCGGCCTGCGGGCCCCGGCCCGGCCGCTGCTGCATCACCGCCGCCCCCTACCGCGGCATCTCCTGCTACCGCGGCCTCGCCGGGGGCTTCGGCAGCCACAGCGTGTGCGGGGGCTTCCGCGCCGGCTCCTGCGGACGCAGCTTCGGCTACCGCTCCGGGGGCGTGTGCGGACCCAGCCCCCCCTGCATCACCACCGTGTCGGTCAACGAGAGCCTCCTCACGCCCCTCAACCTGGAGATCGACCCCAACGCGCAGTGCGTgaagcaggaggagaaggagcagatcaAGTGCCTCAACAGCAGGTTCGCGGCCTTCATCGACAAG GTGCGCttcctggagcagcagaacaAGCTGCTGGAGACCAAGCTGCAGTTCTTCCAGAACCGCGAGTGCTGCCAGAGCAACCTGGAGCCCCTGTTTGAGGGCTACATCGAGACTCTGCGGCGGGAGGCCGAGTGTGTGGAGGCCGACAGTGGGAGGCTGTCCTCAGAGCTCAACCACGTGCAGGAGGTGCTGGAGGGCTACAAGAAGAA GTATGAGGAGGAGGTTTCTCTGAGAGCAACAGCTGAGAATGAGTTTGTGACTCTGAAGAAG GATGTGGACTGCGCCTACCTCCGCAAGTCAGACCTGGAGGCCAACGTGGAGGCCCTGGTCCAGGAGATCGACTTCCTGAGGCGGCTGTATGAGGAG GAGATCCGCGTTCTCCAGTCTCACATCTCAGACACCTCCGTGGTCGTCAAGCTGGACAACAGCCGCGACCTGAACATGGACTGCATTGTCGCTGAGATCAAGGCTCAGTACGACGACATTGTCACCCGCAGCCGGGCTGAAGCCGAGTCCTGGTACCGCAGCAAG TGCGAGGAGATGAAGGCCACGGTGATCAGGCACGGGGAGACCCTGCGCCGCACCAAGGAGGAGATCAACGAGCTGAACCGCATGATCCAGAGGCTGACGGCCGAGGTGGAGAATGCCAAGTGCCAG AACTCCAAGCTGGAGGCTGCGGTGGCCCAGTCTGAGCAGCAGGGTGAGGCGGCTCTCAGTGACGCCCGCTGCAAGCTGGCCGAGCTGGAGGCTGCCCTGCAGAAGGCCAAGCAGGACATGGCCTGCCTGATCAGGGAGTACCAGGAGGTCATGAACTCCAAGCTGGGTCTGGACATCGAGATCGCCACCTACAGGCGCCTGCTGGAGGGCGAGGAGCAGAG GCTGTGTGAGGGCGTTGGCTCGGTGAATGTCT GCGTCAGCAGCTCCCGCGGTGGCGTCGTCTGTGGCGATCTCTGCGCCTCCACTACTGCCCCTGTTGTCTCCACCAGAGTCAGCAGCGGCCCCAGCAACACcaacgtggtggtgggcaccactAACGCCTGCGCCCCCTGCTCCGGGGTCGGCGCCTGCGGCGGCAGCTGTAAGAGGTGCTAG
- the LOC101042227 gene encoding keratin, type II cuticular Hb3, whose translation MTCGFNSTGCGFRPGNFSCISACGPRPGRCCITAAPYRGISCYRGLPGGFGSHSVCGGFRAGSCGRSFGYRSGGVCGPSPPCITTVSVNESLLTPLNLEIDPNAQCVKQEEKEQIKCLNSRFAAFIDKVRFLEQQNKLLETKLQFFQNRECCQSNLEPLFQGYIETLRREAECVEADSGRLASELNHVQEVLEGYKKKYEEEVALRATAENEFVALKKDVDCAYLRKSDLEANVEALIQEIDFLRQLYEEEIRILQSRISDTSVVVKLDNSRDLNMDCIVAEIKAQYDDIVTRSRAEAESWYRSKCEEMKATVIRHGETLRRTKEEINELNRMIQRLTAEVENAKCQNSKLEAAVAQSEQQGEAALSDARCKLAELEAALQKAKQDMACLIREYQEVMNSKLGLDIEIATYRRLLEGEEQRLCEGVEAVNVCVSSSRGGVVCGDLCVSGSRPVTGSVCNAPCNGNLVVSTGLCAPCGQLNTTCGGGSCGQGRC comes from the exons ATGACCTGTGGCTTCAACTCTACGGGCTGTGGGTTCCGCCCGGGAAACTTCAGCTGCATCTCGGCCTGCGGGCCCCGGCCCGGCCGCTGCTGCATCACCGCCGCCCCCTACCGCGGCATCTCCTGCTACCGCGGCCTCCCCGGGGGCTTCGGCAGCCACAGCGTGTGCGGGGGCTTCCGCGCCGGCTCCTGCGGACGCAGCTTCGGCTACCGCTCCGGCGGCGTGTGCGGACCCAGCCCCCCCTGCATCACCACCGTGTCGGTCAACGAGAGCCTCCTCACGCCCCTCAACCTGGAGATCGACCCCAACGCGCAGTGCGTgaagcaggaggagaaggagcagatcaAGTGCCTCAACAGCAGGTTCGCGGCCTTCATCGACAAG GTGCGCttcctggagcagcagaacaAGCTGCTGGAGACCAAGCTGCAGTTCTTCCAGAACCGCGAGTGCTGCCAGAGCAACCTGGAGCCCCTGTTCCAGGGCTACATCGAGACTCTGCGGCGGGAGGCCGAGTGTGTGGAGGCCGACAGCGGGAGGCTGGCCTCGGAGCTCAACCATGTGCAGGAGGTGCTGGAGGGCTACAAGAAGAA GTATGAAGAAGAAGTTGCACTTCGCGCCACAGCAGAGAATGAATTTGTGGCTCTAAAGAAG GACGTGGACTGCGCCTACCTCCGCAAGTCAGACCTGGAGGCCAACGTGGAGGCCCTGATCCAGGAGATCGACTTCCTGAGGCAGCTGTACGAGGAG GAGATCCGCATTCTCCAGTCCCGCATCTCAGACACCTCCGTGGTCGTCAAGCTGGACAACAGCCGCGACCTGAACATGGACTGCATTGTCGCTGAGATCAAGGCTCAGTACGACGACATTGTCACCCGCAGCCGGGCTGAAGCCGAGTCCTGGTACCGCAGCAAG TGCGAGGAGATGAAGGCCACGGTGATCAGGCACGGGGAGACCCTGCGCCGCACCAAGGAGGAGATCAACGAGCTGAACCGCATGATCCAGAGGCTGACGGCCGAGGTGGAGAATGCCAAGTGCCAG AACTCCAAGCTGGAGGCCGCGGTGGCCCAGTCAGAGCAGCAGGGTGAGGCGGCTCTCAGTGACGCCCGCTGCAAGCTGGCCGAGCTGGAGGCCGCCCTGCAGAAGGCCAAGCAGGACATGGCCTGCCTGATCAGGGAGTACCAGGAGGTCATGAACTCCAAGCTGGGCCTGGACATCGAGATCGCCACCTACAGGCGCCTGCTGGAGGGCGAGGAGCAGAG GCTGTGTGAAGGTGTTGAAGCTGTGAATGTCT GTGTCAGCAGCTCCCGGGGTGGGGTCGTGTGCGGAGACCTCTGCGTGTCGGGCTCCCGGCCGGTGACAGGCAGCGTCTGCAATGCCCCCTGCAACGGGAACCTGGTGGTGAGCACCGGACTGTGTGCACCCTGTGGCCAACTGAACACCACCTGCGGAGGGGGCTCCTGTGGCCAGGGAAGGTGTTAG